The Gloeobacter morelensis MG652769 genome contains the following window.
CGGCGGAGATGCTGATTGGCGGTGTGGGGATCGGCTTTTTTATCTGGGACGCCTACAACAGCGCCAAGGTGAGCGAGATCGTCCTTGCTCTGGTGTACGTGGGTCTAGTCGGGTTGCTGCTCGATAAGCTGGTCGGTTTTATCGGCAAACTGGTTGCTCCTGCCGAACGCTAAAAGCCAAGATTGCCGCTTTTTTTCTCAGAATGCAGATATGTTCAATCGTGAGATGGAATTCGATTCACGCCAGGAGGAAACCATGACCGTTCAGCAGCCCAAGTTCTTCTCGCGCCGGGATCTGTTGTTTACCGCCGGTACCGGGTTTTTTGCAGGAGTCGTCGCAAGTGCCCTGCCCACCGGCGCCGAAGCGGCCACCAATCTGACCGCCGATCAGGCGCTTGAGCGGCTCGTCGAAGGCAACAAGCGCTGGATCCAGTTCAAACTCACCGGAGCGGACCGCACCAAAAGCCGACTTGCGGAAGTGGCCAAAGGCCAAAGTCCCTTCGCCGCCTTCGTCAGCTGCGCCGATTCGCGCGTACCGGCTGAACTGATCTTCGATCAGGGTCTGGGAGACCTGTTCATGAACCGGGTGGCGGGCAACGTCCTCGATGAGATGATGCTGGGCAGCCTCGAATTTGCCACCTCCGTCCTCGGAGCGCCCCTGGTCGTGGTCATGGGTCATCAGCGCTGCGGTGCGGTGCAGGCGGCGGTCAAAGCGGTGACCGAGGGTACCCAGTTTCCGGGCCACCTGGCCAATTTTGTCGATGCCATCCGCCCGGCGGCGGCGAGCATCAAGGGCATGCCGGGCGATGCGGTGGAAAACGCCATTCGCGCCAATGTGCTCATCACCGTCGACAAGATCAAAACGGCTCCTCCCATCATCAGCAAGCTGGTGGAGCAGGGCAAAGTCAAGGTCGTGGGCGCCCGCTACGACCTCGATACCGGTGCTGTCAGCTTTTACTAATTTTGTGGAGAACGCTTCGATGTCCGTTTTTCTCGAAGTCGAACAGCTCGACAAAGTCTACTCTTTGCCGGGAGGCGGCAACTACATCGCCCTCAAAGGTGTGGAATTGACCGTGCGCCAGGGCGAATTCGTCTCGCTCATCGGCCATTCCGGCTGCGGCAAGTCGACTTTGCTCAACATCGTCGCGGGTCTCGACCGCCCGAGCACCGGTCGCGTGGCCCTCGCCGGCCGGCCGGTGCTCGGCCCCGGCCCCGACCGGATGGTGGTTTTCCAGAATTACTCGCTGCTGCCCTGGCTCACGGTGCGCGAAAACATCGCCCTGGCCGTGGACGAGGTCTACACCGACAAATCCAAACAAGAGCGCGATGAAATTGTCCGCTCCCACGTCCAAATGGTGGGCCTCACCCCGGCCGCCGACAAAAAGCCCGCCCAACTGTCCGGCGGCATGAAGCAGCGCGTCGCCATCGCCCGGGCGCTTTCCATCCGCCCCGAGTTGTTGCTCCTCGATGAGCCGTTCGGTGCCCTCGACGCCCTCACCCGCGGCAATCTCCAGGAGCAGTTGATGCGCATCTGCGAGGAGACCGGCGCCACCTGCATGATGGTCACCCACGACGTGGACGAGGCGTTGCTGCTGTCCGATCGCATCGTCATGCTCACCAACGGCCCCCAGTCGCGCATCGGCCAGATCCTGGAGGTACCCTTCGAGCGCCCGCGCACACGCCTGGAGGTGGTCAACCACCCGAACTACTACAGCCTGCGCAGCGAGATGCTCTATTTTCTGGGCCAGCAAAAGCGCATCAAGCAGCTGCGCTCCCGCCAAAAAGGTCCCATCGCCCGCCACGGCCTCGAAAAGATCAACCTTGAAGTGGGCTATTTGCCGCTTACCGCCTGCGCGCCGCTGGTGGTGGCCAAAGAAAAGGGATTTTTCAACCGCCACGGTCTGGAAGAAGTAACTCTGGTGCGCGAGCCGAGCTGGCGGGCGGTGGTGGATGGGGTGGCCGGGGGCTATATCGACGCGGCCCAGATGCCCGCCGGGATGCCCCTGTGGTTTACTCTGGGGGGCCACGAGGACAAGCCTTTGCCGGTGGTGACCTCGCTGACCCTCTCGCGCAACGGCAACGCCGTTACCCTGGGTAAAAAATTTCTCGACCTGGGTGTCTTCAACCAGGCGGACTTAAAGGCCTACTTGCAGCGCACCGCCCGCGACCGCCACACCTTCGGCCTGGTCCACCCGGCCTCGATGCACAACTTGCTGTTGCGCCACTGGCTTGCCGCAGGCGGCATCCACCCGGATCGGGACGTGGATCTGACCACGCTGCCGCCCGCCCAAATGATTGCCAACCTCAAAGCCGGCAACATCGACGGCTTTTGCATCGGCGAACCCTGGAACATCCGGGCCGCCGCCGAGGGCATCGGCTTTACGGTCGCGACGGATCTGGAGATCTGGCCCGGTCACCCGGGCAAGGTGCTGGGGGTGCGCGAAGACTGGGCACAGACCTACCCCAATACCCACCTGGCCCTCATCAAAGCGCTCACCCAAGCCTGCCTGTACTGTGCCGATGAGGCCAACGCCGAGGAGGTCCGCGGCCTGCTTTGCCGCGACGAGTACCTGGGAGCCGATCCCGCCTACGTCCAGTTGGGGGAGGGCGAACCGAACACCTGTGCCCTCGGCAGGGACCGCCTCCAGTACGCCCACCACCTGTTTGCCGGCGCCGGGGTGAACCGCCCCAGCCGCACCGAGCAACTGTGGATCCTCACCCAGATGGCTCGCTGGGGGGATGTGCCCTTCCCGCGCAACTGGGTGGAGGTGATCGAGCGGGTCTGCCGGGTGCAGGCTTTCAGTACCGCTTCGCGCGAGTTGGGGCTCGAAGTCGATTACCGCCGCGGTCCCATTCGTCTGGCCGACGGCACCCCCTTTGACGCCGAGGACCCGCTGGGTTACCTCAAGGCGCTTGAGATCAAAAGCGATGTCTATATTGCCGAGGTACCCTTGCCCGCA
Protein-coding sequences here:
- a CDS encoding nitrate ABC transporter ATP-binding protein (This model describes the ATP binding subunits of ATP-binding cassette (ABC) transporters for nitrate transport, or for bicarbonate transport, in bacteria and archaea.); the protein is MSVFLEVEQLDKVYSLPGGGNYIALKGVELTVRQGEFVSLIGHSGCGKSTLLNIVAGLDRPSTGRVALAGRPVLGPGPDRMVVFQNYSLLPWLTVRENIALAVDEVYTDKSKQERDEIVRSHVQMVGLTPAADKKPAQLSGGMKQRVAIARALSIRPELLLLDEPFGALDALTRGNLQEQLMRICEETGATCMMVTHDVDEALLLSDRIVMLTNGPQSRIGQILEVPFERPRTRLEVVNHPNYYSLRSEMLYFLGQQKRIKQLRSRQKGPIARHGLEKINLEVGYLPLTACAPLVVAKEKGFFNRHGLEEVTLVREPSWRAVVDGVAGGYIDAAQMPAGMPLWFTLGGHEDKPLPVVTSLTLSRNGNAVTLGKKFLDLGVFNQADLKAYLQRTARDRHTFGLVHPASMHNLLLRHWLAAGGIHPDRDVDLTTLPPAQMIANLKAGNIDGFCIGEPWNIRAAAEGIGFTVATDLEIWPGHPGKVLGVREDWAQTYPNTHLALIKALTQACLYCADEANAEEVRGLLCRDEYLGADPAYVQLGEGEPNTCALGRDRLQYAHHLFAGAGVNRPSRTEQLWILTQMARWGDVPFPRNWVEVIERVCRVQAFSTASRELGLEVDYRRGPIRLADGTPFDAEDPLGYLKALEIKSDVYIAEVPLPASLAAAP
- a CDS encoding carbonic anhydrase, with product MTVQQPKFFSRRDLLFTAGTGFFAGVVASALPTGAEAATNLTADQALERLVEGNKRWIQFKLTGADRTKSRLAEVAKGQSPFAAFVSCADSRVPAELIFDQGLGDLFMNRVAGNVLDEMMLGSLEFATSVLGAPLVVVMGHQRCGAVQAAVKAVTEGTQFPGHLANFVDAIRPAAASIKGMPGDAVENAIRANVLITVDKIKTAPPIISKLVEQGKVKVVGARYDLDTGAVSFY